The genomic window GCTGATAAATTTGGTTTATCTCAATTGTATCAAATTAAAGGAAGAGTAGGGAGAAGCGAAAGGATGGCTTATGCATATTTATTATATGCTAAGCATAAACAGATGAATGAAGAAGCGTCTAAACGTTTAAAAGCAATTAAAGAATTTGCTCAATTAGGAAGTGGTTATAAAATTGCTATGCGTGATTTATCAATTCGTGGATCTGGTGATATTTTAGGTGGAGAACAAGCTGGATTTATTGATAGTGTTGGATTTGATATGTATATGAAAATATTACAAGAGACAATTGATGAAAAAACAGGTGAAAGCAATAATGATCAAGAAGTACCGGTTCAAAATATTAATGTTGAAGGATATATTCCTGAAAATTATGTAGAAAGTGATATTGAAAAGTTGAATCTATATCAACGTATTTATAAAGCTCAACACCTTTCTCAGATGACTTCTTTAGAAAAAGAACTTAAAGATTTATATGGAACATTACCAAGAGAAGTAAGTAATATTGTTTTAAAACGTAAGTATGAAATATTATGCACAGAACCATTTATTGATTCAGTTAAAGAAGTTGGTGCAGCCGTTCAAATTATGCTTACACAAGAGTTTACGGAACATATTCAAGGAGATATCTTATTTGAACTTGTTAATCGTTTATTTGATAAACCACAATTAAAATATATGAAAAATGAAATTGTGATTTTAATTCCAACACAAGGTAATTGGCTTCCTTTAGCGATTGAATTATTAAATGAACTAAAAAAGATGTCAATATAAAAAGATGACCAATTATTAAAAAATAATGGCTCTGTGTCAAGAGTGGAGGATAAAGGAATAACTATTGAAAAATAGGGATTCCTTTTTTTCTGTCTTTATAAGTAAAAGTATAACTATATCCAAGATGTAAAAATATGCGTTTTCTTAAATTGTAGAAATATCTGAAACCATATGCATTCCTTTTGACAAGTTTGATTTTATTATTCATTCCTTCAATGAATCCATTATTAAAGCTCGTTCTATATGATCTGTTTCTTCTTTTGTATATGGTTGTATAGGATAATGAACATAAAAGAGGAATAAACCATCTCTTTCTAAAGTTTTTAGCAGTTATCTGATAATAACTATTTTGAGTATCAAAGATATAATCAAGCCATCTGTTTAATTCTTTTTTGTAGTCATTATGTTTTTCATGTATAAGTTTCAATAGATTCTGATAAATTTCATAGTTATCAAGCATTTCTAAAATGACAAGAGAATCGAACATAGTATTATCATCACAGTCTTTATCATTTCTTCTTTCACTAAGATCATAAAGATAATCAATATAGGAAGCACAGGTAAAGTATCTTTTCAGATGAAAATCATACCATGTCTTTTCATTATCCAGATCTTTTCTGAATTTATAGAATAATCGAAGCTGTCTTTTGATAGATTTAGCTAATGGCTGATAGTGAAGAGAAGAACAGGCATCGAGTCTTGACTGGATAAAATTCTGACCAGCAAGTCTGACGTAATGAAACCTGTCACATATAATCTGGGCATGAGGGAAAAGAGAATGCATAATACAGTAAAAAGGACCAGAAAGATCCATAATGATAAACTTAACCTTCTTTCTTTCAGAGAAGGGAAACCTAAGGAAATAGTTTTTCAGGAAGGAAGCTTTTCTATCTTCGATAATATCAAGAGTTTTACCAGTGATAGGATTGACTATATTAAAAGCATAAGTTCCCTTATCGCTGGTAGCCTTAAATTCATCAATAGAGATAACAGAGGAAAGATGATAGAATCTATCAGGAATATGGATATTTTCACTGAAGATGCGATACATAGTATTTTTACCAAGGCCATGCATTCTGGAGATGGAAGCCATAGAATGATTTTCATTCAATTCAAAAAGAGCGGACTGAACATTAGGAATAGTAGCCTTTCTATTGTAAAACTGAAAAGGAATATCTTCAACGAAATAGGAAGAACAGTCATGACAAATATATCTGTGATAGGAAACCACAAGAACGACAGGGAGAGAGCCAAAGGAGAAATGCTTAAGATTGATAGATCTTGTTCCTTTAGATATGTGATGATTATATGAACCGCAGTGAGGACAGACAAGAGGAGAGACTTGAGATTTAAGATGGATGAATAAAGTGAGAACACCGTTAGAATCAGGAACTTTTTTAAGACATGAAGAAGAATCATCAAAGGGAGCAGGAATAAAAAGATGAGAAAAATGATTAATTTGTAGAATTTCAAGAATAAGATTGATATAATCAGAAGTGGACATAATATATAACCTCCAAAGAATTTTAGTTAGCACATAAATTTTACAGTAAGGTTATAGTTATGTCTATTTTTATATAAAAAATAAAACTGAAAGATTTATTTAAATCCTCCAGTTAAATTATAGAGCCAAAATAATTGGTTCTTTTTAATATTTGACAATTGCTTTATGCAATTATATAATAAAGTTGTAAAATGTTTCCATTAAAAAAAGAAATTCCTCCTTTTTTTGCGTATATATATAATAGGAGGGTAAATAATGGAAGCAGATAAATTAGCACTTGATTATAAGGAAGACCTGTTTTTTAAGTACTACTGTGGCAGTGAGCATCATAATGCCTTTATATTCAGAAAGTTTCTGATAGAGAATATCACTCATCTGGATATGACGGATGCAAGAATCAGCAATACCGAACTGACAACTCTGTCCAAGACTGACAAGAGAATCATCATGGATACCTTAATCACTAAGGATGGCTATCAGGTAGATATGGAGATGCAGAATACAATATTGAATTCCTTTCTCAGCAAAAGGTTTCAGTATTATGCATGCAAGAGCATTGTGATACAGCTGGCTGACGGAGAGAAGGATTATGGTAAGCTCAAGGAGTTCTATCTGATTATCTTCATCAATGAGGATAATGTTCATCTCATCAATCATGGAACCCTGAGATATGAGGATGGAAAGCAGATGAGAGACTGTGTGATACATATCTATTATGTGAATCTTAAAGCGATAAACAAAATAGCGAGACAAAGGAAGCTAAGCGAGTTTGAAGCAGTGATCTATCTTATGGCAAACAATACAGTAGAAAACATTGAATATGAAGAAAAGGAAAGGATGGTCCAATATATGGAAAGAAGTTATGAAATGTTTAAAGCAGATGGTGCGTTAATCAAAGAGTTGCTGGAGGAAAGAGAAAAGGAGTTCTTTCATGCGATGGAGCTAAATGAAACAAGACAAGAAGGTAAAATAGAAGGAATTAAAGAAGGTGAAGAAAAAGGGAAAAAAGAAGGAATAATTTATAATGTACCCCTAAATGTGGACACAATAAGAAGAAGGCATCCTATAAGATGGACGAATAAAAAAGGGACAGATTCCTTAATTGTAGACACAGAAAAAAGGGTATTTTAATTTATTGACAACTTCCTAAGGTGTTAATATAGTTATGATACCAGAGGAGGAGTTATGAAAAAATATACTAAAAAACAGATTAAAGAATTAAAAGATAATCCATATACTTTTCAGGTTGATGAAAAAAGAATATTTTTTACTGCCGAGTTCAAGAAAGTATTCTGGCTTAAATATCAGGCTGGTATGAGTCCAAGAATGATTTTTAAAGATCTGGAATATAATCTTGAATATTTTGGTCAAAAACAAATAGACAGCATTGTGCAAAGAATAAAAAAAGAGGGTATGGCGGGTGAATTTACAGAAGGATATACTCGTCAAAAAAGAGTGGCTATCAAACAGCCTGAAGCAGAAGCATCACCACAGACAATCAAACAAATTCAGAACGAATTACAATATCTAAGACAGGAAGTAGATTTTTTAAAAAAAGTATCCAAACAGAAAGAGGATCCTTAAAAATAATAGAAGATACAGGCTATAAATTTGAAATAATTCATGGAATGATAAGCAAAGAAGAAAATGTATTGACAGTCACAGAACTGTGTAAAATAGCTAAGGTGTCACGATCGGGATACTATCGATGGATTCAGGCAGAAGGAAAAAGAGAGGAACGAGAGCAGCAGGATCGTGAAGATTTTGAAATCATTTTAGAGGCATATCAGTATCGGGGATACAGTAAAGGTGCAAGAAGCATCTATATGCGACTGCTGCACCTGAAAGAGCCAGTCATAATGAATGTAAAGAAAATACGAAGATTAATGAAGAAATATAATCTGTACTGTCCAATACGGCAAGCTAATCCATATAGAAGAATGGCAAAGGCATTAAAAACGAATAATGTAGCAGATAATTTATTAAAGAGGGAGTTTAAGAAATATGGAGCAAGAAAAGTTCTTCTAACAGATATAACATATATACCATATAATGGGGAGAGATGTTACCTTTCAACAATATTAGACGCCTTTACCAAAGAAATACTAGCATATGTGTTAAGTGAAACAATGGAGGTAGATTTTGTTTTAGAAACAGTAAATAAATTAATAGATAGACATGGAATATCACTAAGTGAAGAAACATTGGTGCATTCAGATCAGGGATGTCATTATACAAGTTATAGTTTTATTCAGATATTAAGGGATAGAAAATTAAGACAATCAATGTCGAGGAAAGGGAACTGTTGGGATAATGCACCACAGGAAAGTTTTTTTGGACATATGAAAGATGAAATAGACATAAGTGAGTGTAGAGAATATAAAGAAGTTAAATCAATTATTGATGACTGGATGGAATATTATAATAATGATAGATATCAATGGGGATTAGCAAAACTTTCCCCATGTGAATACTATAAGTATATAATGAGTGGTGAATATCCCTTAAAAATAGGGAAAAGTAACAATACATAAATCCCTTCTTCTTTACTTAAAAATGTCCTTGACAAAGGGTACAATTTAAATAATTTGATTATGATCAAGTATCATCAAGATGCTTCAAAGTGGTTGAGTCAATGTCAGGAAAATAGACTGATGAAAATTTTATCATTAATTAGTAATAATGCATCCTATGAAAGTTTAGTTGAACAGTTTAAGCAAGATAATTAAGCGATATGCTAAAGTTTAAATGAAAGGATAGGTGTATGGAAATAAGCTATGAGATGTTTAAGACAGATGTAACATTAATTAGAGAGTTGCTGGAAGAAAGAGAAAAGGAGTTCTTTCATGCGATGGAACTAAATGAAACTGAACAAAACGGTAAAAGAAAAGGCATGGTTAATTTACTAAATACACTTATTAAGATGAAATATCATGAAGATGCTGAAAAGTGGCTAAATAAATGTAATGAACAAGAATTCATACAGATACTAGCATTAGTTAATGATAATATACCTTATGAAAGGTTAGCTAAACAATATATGAAAGATTAAAAATGAAAAAACGATTAAATTCTTATATAAGAGTTTAATCGTTTTGATAATTATCAATGATTTCGTCAATATTAATATTCAATTGGAAACCTAGTGTGAAATAATCATCTATTGTATTTTGATATTCATCACTGGAATAATGACTTTGTACTTTTAAGATAGATTGATAAATTTTAAAGAATAAAGCATATATATCTGATGTATCAGGTATTTCTGTATAATTTTTAATGCTATCAATGCTGAGTTCATAACCTATGGACATTAACATTGTTAATCCTTCGATATAATGTTCTAATAGTTGTTGATGATCAATAGGTTCATCTTTTTCCCAAAATAAATAACATCTAGAATCTTGTGCAACTTCACTTAAATCATGTAAGAAAGAAAGGATCTTCTGATTGAGTCTTTCACTATTAAGGACTTCGTTTTTTGCAGTTTGTAGTTCTCTATTGATATAGACTTGATATAATTTAGAAACATCATTCATATTATTCACCTCTATTTCTATTATTGACTTTTAATGTGAATTGAATTTGAATTATAGAATGAAAATACCTAAATGTTCTAATAAAATTTTTAATCCCATTAAAATGAGAATAACGCCACCAGCTATCTCAGCTTTAGATTTATAACGTGAACCAAAGACATGTCCAATTTTAACGCCTGCCATGGATATAATGAGGGTTGTTATTGCAATAATAAGAACAGCAAAAAAGATATTGACGTTTAAAAAAGCAAATGTTACACCAATGGCTAAAGCATCAATAGATGTAGCAACAGCAAGTGGTAGCATAGCTTTAAAAGAAAAATCTGGATCACAGCATTCTTCATCACCAAATGCTTCCTTGATCATATTCAGACCAATAAGTGATAATAATATAAAAGCAATCCAATGATCAATACTTTCTATCTTGCTTTTAAACTGAATACCTAAAAAATAACCAATTAAAGGCATCAACCCTTGAAAAAGACCAAAATATCCTCCACATATAAAAGCATGTTTCAATTGCAATTTTCGAGTTGATAAACCTTTGCAAATACTCACTGCAAATGCATCCATCGCAAGACCAATACCAATAATAACAATTTCAATAAATCCCATTTTGCTTCCTCCTTACATAAAAAAAGACATGGCTGTGGTATCCACAGACAAGTCTCATTATTTAAAATCGTGCCAGATAGTTATATCGATGCGTTGACATGATTACACAAAACTGTGCTAACTACTCCCTTATCATGAGCCAATTATACCAATAGTGCCAAATAATGTCAAACATCTTTTTCTATGTAATCACAACCGATTTTTTTATATTGGAATTGATTATTTGTGAGTTCCTGAATCTGATCTAAGAAAGTATGATCTCTCAAATAACATAGATATGAGACTTGTTCATTATATTCTTGAGATATACATTTTATGTTTTGTTGTTTTAATAAATGTTCAAACTTTCTTGTATAAGTATAATCAATTGTTATTTTGTACAAGTCAACAAGTTCAGTCTCAACAATTTCTGCATTTTTTAAGGTCTCAGATACACTTTGACTATAGGCACGGGTTAAACCACCAGCACCTAATTTAATTCCACCAAAATATCTTGTAACCACAGCAATCACATGATTAAGTCCTTGCATTTTTAAAACATTTAACATTGGCATACCAGCTGTTCCAGAAGGTTCACCATCATCATATCCTCGTTCATGATTGTCAATAATATAAGCAACACAGTTATGATTGGCTTGGGGATCACTATATTGTTGAATCAATTGATTTGCTTTCGTGATATCACTACAAGGAATTAAATGACATATAAATTCAGATTTTTTAATAATAAGTGTATGAGTTGTGTATTCTTTAATGGAAAGCATATTGTCATTCCTTTCTTTTTCTTTATTATATCTGATTTCATGTTATTGTCAAAAGGTCTTGAATGATTTATAATATGACCATAAGTGAGAGTTTAAGAAAAGAGGGGTTATAATGAATAAGATAGCTATTTTATCAGACAGTGGATGTC from Candidatus Stoquefichus sp. SB1 includes these protein-coding regions:
- a CDS encoding HTH domain-containing protein; the protein is MKKYTKKQIKELKDNPYTFQVDEKRIFFTAEFKKVFWLKYQAGMSPRMIFKDLEYNLEYFGQKQIDSIVQRIKKEGMAGEFTEGYTRQKRVAIKQPEAEASPQTIKQIQNELQYLRQEVDFLKKVSKQKEDP
- a CDS encoding ISL3 family transposase, with translation MSTSDYINLILEILQINHFSHLFIPAPFDDSSSCLKKVPDSNGVLTLFIHLKSQVSPLVCPHCGSYNHHISKGTRSINLKHFSFGSLPVVLVVSYHRYICHDCSSYFVEDIPFQFYNRKATIPNVQSALFELNENHSMASISRMHGLGKNTMYRIFSENIHIPDRFYHLSSVISIDEFKATSDKGTYAFNIVNPITGKTLDIIEDRKASFLKNYFLRFPFSERKKVKFIIMDLSGPFYCIMHSLFPHAQIICDRFHYVRLAGQNFIQSRLDACSSLHYQPLAKSIKRQLRLFYKFRKDLDNEKTWYDFHLKRYFTCASYIDYLYDLSERRNDKDCDDNTMFDSLVILEMLDNYEIYQNLLKLIHEKHNDYKKELNRWLDYIFDTQNSYYQITAKNFRKRWFIPLLCSLSYTTIYKRRNRSYRTSFNNGFIEGMNNKIKLVKRNAYGFRYFYNLRKRIFLHLGYSYTFTYKDRKKGIPIFQ
- a CDS encoding IS3 family transposase; this translates as MISKEENVLTVTELCKIAKVSRSGYYRWIQAEGKREEREQQDREDFEIILEAYQYRGYSKGARSIYMRLLHLKEPVIMNVKKIRRLMKKYNLYCPIRQANPYRRMAKALKTNNVADNLLKREFKKYGARKVLLTDITYIPYNGERCYLSTILDAFTKEILAYVLSETMEVDFVLETVNKLIDRHGISLSEETLVHSDQGCHYTSYSFIQILRDRKLRQSMSRKGNCWDNAPQESFFGHMKDEIDISECREYKEVKSIIDDWMEYYNNDRYQWGLAKLSPCEYYKYIMSGEYPLKIGKSNNT
- a CDS encoding IMPACT family protein, producing MLSIKEYTTHTLIIKKSEFICHLIPCSDITKANQLIQQYSDPQANHNCVAYIIDNHERGYDDGEPSGTAGMPMLNVLKMQGLNHVIAVVTRYFGGIKLGAGGLTRAYSQSVSETLKNAEIVETELVDLYKITIDYTYTRKFEHLLKQQNIKCISQEYNEQVSYLCYLRDHTFLDQIQELTNNQFQYKKIGCDYIEKDV
- a CDS encoding manganese efflux pump MntP; this translates as MGFIEIVIIGIGLAMDAFAVSICKGLSTRKLQLKHAFICGGYFGLFQGLMPLIGYFLGIQFKSKIESIDHWIAFILLSLIGLNMIKEAFGDEECCDPDFSFKAMLPLAVATSIDALAIGVTFAFLNVNIFFAVLIIAITTLIISMAGVKIGHVFGSRYKSKAEIAGGVILILMGLKILLEHLGIFIL
- a CDS encoding dUTP diphosphatase; protein product: MNDVSKLYQVYINRELQTAKNEVLNSERLNQKILSFLHDLSEVAQDSRCYLFWEKDEPIDHQQLLEHYIEGLTMLMSIGYELSIDSIKNYTEIPDTSDIYALFFKIYQSILKVQSHYSSDEYQNTIDDYFTLGFQLNINIDEIIDNYQND
- a CDS encoding Rpn family recombination-promoting nuclease/putative transposase is translated as MEADKLALDYKEDLFFKYYCGSEHHNAFIFRKFLIENITHLDMTDARISNTELTTLSKTDKRIIMDTLITKDGYQVDMEMQNTILNSFLSKRFQYYACKSIVIQLADGEKDYGKLKEFYLIIFINEDNVHLINHGTLRYEDGKQMRDCVIHIYYVNLKAINKIARQRKLSEFEAVIYLMANNTVENIEYEEKERMVQYMERSYEMFKADGALIKELLEEREKEFFHAMELNETRQEGKIEGIKEGEEKGKKEGIIYNVPLNVDTIRRRHPIRWTNKKGTDSLIVDTEKRVF